The DNA window ACGCTCGGTGTGAAGTACCGCGAGGTGCACGCCGACGGCACCGTCTCCGGCGGCCCCATGCACTACCTGCCCAAGGGCCTGGCCGAGCGCTTCGGCGCCCGCGGCAAGTCCCTCGGCAAGGTCCTGGCGGTCCTCGCCTCCGCGATGATCCTCTTCTTCGGCCTCTTCGGCGGCAACCTCTTCCAGGTCAACCAGTCCTACGCGCAGCTCGTCTCCGTCACCGGCGGCGAGAGCGGCATGATGGGCTCCTCCGCCGGCGCGCTGTTCTTCGGCATCCTGATCGCCGCGATCGTCGGCGTCGTCCTCCTCGGCGGCATCCGCTCCATCGCCTCCGTCACCAGTCGGCTGGTCCCCGCGATGGCCGGCATCTACATCGCCGCCTGCCTGGTCGTCATCCTCGTGAACGCCTCCGCGGTCCCGTCCGCGATCTCCTCGATCATCGAGGGCGCCTTCAACCCGCAGGGCGTCGCCGGCGGTGTCCTCGGCGCGCTGATCGTCGGCTTCAAGCGGGCCGCGTTCTCCAATGAGGCCGGGCTCGGGTCCGCGCCGATCGCGCATTCCGCTGTCAAGACCAAGCACCCCGCCAGCGAGGGCCTGGTCGCCCTGCTGGAGCCGTTCATCGACACCGTCGTCATCTGCACCATGACCGCGCTGACGATCGTCATCGCCAACCCGGCCAGCTGGGCCGAGGCGCGTGCCGGCGAGTCCATCGGCGGCGTGACGATCACCTCCGACGCCTTCGGCACGGTCCTGCCCTGGTTCCCGTACATCCTCACCATCGCGGTGATGCTGTTCGCCATCTCCACCGTGCTGACCTGGG is part of the Streptomyces subrutilus genome and encodes:
- a CDS encoding alanine/glycine:cation symporter family protein, which translates into the protein MSLDSITTSVDEAVSGFFEPIAKWLGDIVFYSVPVGGTQLPLIVAWLVVAGLVFSGWFGLVQIRKFRLAVNVVRGKYDEKGSTGEVNHFQALTAAVSGTVGLGNIAGVAVAVSIGGPGATFWMIICGLLGMATKFVEVTLGVKYREVHADGTVSGGPMHYLPKGLAERFGARGKSLGKVLAVLASAMILFFGLFGGNLFQVNQSYAQLVSVTGGESGMMGSSAGALFFGILIAAIVGVVLLGGIRSIASVTSRLVPAMAGIYIAACLVVILVNASAVPSAISSIIEGAFNPQGVAGGVLGALIVGFKRAAFSNEAGLGSAPIAHSAVKTKHPASEGLVALLEPFIDTVVICTMTALTIVIANPASWAEARAGESIGGVTITSDAFGTVLPWFPYILTIAVMLFAISTVLTWGYYCMKAWTHLFGRSRTSELTFKVFYTLFAVAGSLLTLQTLIDMADAVLFMLAVINIIGLYLLAPVVKRELNSFLDFVRRRDAGLDTEADEDEDQEPVKTTV